The Aurantiacibacter arachoides genome window below encodes:
- a CDS encoding bifunctional transcriptional activator/DNA repair enzyme AdaA, with translation MTHDQLTDDQRWDIALAKDRRFDGVFVTGVHSTGIYCRPSCPARAPLRTNVRFYAGPVDAEAAGLRACKRCAPDQQSREEAAVLAVLTLLRDAAGPHSLDKLGAATGYSPAHLQRLFTRAVGLSPAAYARALRRERADAALSGQGRVTDAIYEAGYSAPSRFYDERKDTGLSAGDWSKGGAGRRIEWAEVATTLGPMLVAATDRGVCCLAFGEGEADLRARFPNAELVAGGAAFRRLLDQVVAAVETPGTGDHIPLDVKGTAFQHRVWEELRRIPPGETLSYGQLAARVGNARASRAVGGANGANHVAVLIPCHRVIAGDGTLGGYAYGLAIKRELLDREGNGD, from the coding sequence ATGACACACGACCAACTCACCGACGATCAGCGCTGGGACATCGCGCTCGCCAAGGACCGCCGATTTGACGGCGTGTTCGTGACCGGCGTCCATTCGACCGGCATCTATTGCCGCCCGAGCTGCCCGGCCCGCGCGCCGCTGCGCACCAACGTGCGCTTCTATGCCGGGCCGGTGGATGCCGAGGCGGCGGGCCTGCGCGCGTGCAAGCGGTGCGCGCCCGACCAGCAGAGCCGCGAGGAGGCCGCCGTGCTCGCTGTGCTGACTTTGCTCCGCGACGCCGCAGGCCCGCACTCACTGGACAAGCTGGGCGCGGCAACCGGCTATTCGCCCGCACACCTGCAACGCCTGTTCACCCGCGCCGTGGGCCTCTCACCCGCCGCTTACGCCCGTGCGCTGCGGCGGGAGCGGGCCGACGCAGCGCTGTCGGGACAGGGCAGGGTAACCGATGCCATCTACGAGGCGGGCTACAGCGCGCCTTCGCGTTTCTACGACGAGCGCAAGGACACAGGGTTGAGCGCCGGGGACTGGAGCAAGGGCGGGGCCGGGCGGCGGATCGAATGGGCGGAGGTTGCAACGACGCTTGGCCCGATGCTCGTCGCCGCGACCGACCGGGGGGTGTGCTGCCTCGCCTTCGGAGAGGGCGAGGCGGACCTTCGCGCGCGTTTTCCGAACGCCGAGCTGGTAGCGGGCGGAGCCGCGTTTCGCAGGCTGCTCGACCAGGTGGTGGCGGCGGTCGAGACGCCGGGCACGGGCGATCACATCCCGCTCGACGTGAAGGGCACCGCATTCCAGCACCGCGTGTGGGAAGAATTGCGCCGTATCCCGCCGGGCGAAACGCTGAGCTATGGCCAGCTTGCCGCGCGGGTGGGCAATGCCCGGGCCAGCCGCGCGGTTGGCGGGGCGAACGGGGCGAACCATGTCGCCGTGCTCATCCCCTGCCACCGGGTCATCGCGGGTGACGGTACGCTGGGCGGCTATGCCTACGGGCTGGCGATCAAGCGGGAACTGCTGGACCGGGAAGGCAACGGCGATTGA
- a CDS encoding serine protease, whose amino-acid sequence MRQLFTLLALLVTALATPALADPADIQAATRGVVRVVIVGSDGPELLPISHGTGFAIGREQIVTNAHVIRQALEDERLAIGIVPADGENAVYARIVAVSERNDLALLTTTEPLRLAPLTISGNPPTSGTVTAIGYPRNVDLAQGLEFADLFRAQPPVTATGFLSGRRPSREMDTLLHTAPIAAGNSGGPLVDECGRVIGVNSFGAESQGSDAEFFFAVSNRELLPFLRANDVSPQVNAGECRSLAMLDAEDRARRDAAAARAAEAAERDADAIALRTEALRREAGYAVMDSRANGMALAFLALLIGTAAGGVAAWFHVQRAFRKRAAAGVVAVAALVGALVAWFTRPPFTDIEKRVEDALYDEQDGADAGPIAVSGSGGDYVCVLDPERSRVTGAPQADIPLAWSEEGCVNARTQYGLAEETWSRVFVPATEAAVSVNRFDPANRELVMERYLLDREAMTAARAARGSYTAPQCGAGRDAARTLGEAQGAVIAALPASPNERLLYRCSPAQPSGTAE is encoded by the coding sequence ATGCGCCAGCTTTTCACCCTCCTCGCTCTTCTCGTCACCGCGCTGGCGACCCCCGCGCTTGCCGACCCTGCCGACATCCAGGCGGCGACGCGCGGCGTGGTGCGCGTGGTGATCGTGGGCAGCGATGGGCCGGAACTGCTGCCCATTTCCCACGGTACCGGCTTTGCCATCGGGCGCGAGCAGATCGTGACCAACGCCCACGTTATCCGCCAGGCGCTGGAGGACGAGCGGCTGGCCATCGGCATCGTCCCGGCGGACGGGGAGAATGCGGTCTATGCCAGGATCGTCGCCGTCAGCGAACGCAACGACCTGGCCCTGCTCACCACGACGGAGCCGCTGCGCCTGGCGCCGCTGACCATTTCGGGCAACCCGCCCACCAGCGGCACCGTCACCGCCATCGGCTACCCGCGCAATGTCGACCTGGCGCAGGGGCTGGAGTTCGCCGACCTGTTCCGAGCCCAGCCGCCGGTTACCGCCACGGGCTTCCTTTCCGGCCGCCGCCCGAGCCGCGAGATGGACACGCTGCTGCACACCGCACCCATCGCCGCGGGCAACAGTGGCGGGCCATTGGTGGACGAGTGCGGCAGGGTGATCGGGGTCAATTCCTTCGGCGCGGAAAGCCAGGGGTCGGACGCCGAGTTCTTCTTCGCCGTATCCAACCGCGAGCTGCTGCCATTTCTGCGCGCGAACGACGTGTCTCCGCAGGTGAATGCTGGCGAGTGCCGCTCCCTCGCCATGCTGGATGCCGAGGACCGCGCTCGCCGCGATGCCGCCGCCGCACGCGCGGCCGAGGCGGCCGAGCGCGATGCAGACGCCATCGCCCTCCGCACCGAGGCGCTGCGCCGCGAGGCTGGCTACGCCGTCATGGATTCGCGCGCAAACGGCATGGCGCTTGCCTTCCTGGCGCTGCTGATCGGTACGGCGGCGGGCGGCGTGGCGGCCTGGTTTCACGTGCAGCGCGCGTTCCGAAAGCGTGCCGCGGCAGGCGTTGTGGCGGTCGCGGCCCTGGTCGGTGCGCTGGTCGCCTGGTTCACCCGCCCGCCCTTCACCGACATCGAGAAGCGTGTGGAGGATGCCCTGTACGACGAACAGGATGGCGCCGACGCCGGCCCGATCGCCGTGTCCGGGTCGGGCGGCGACTATGTCTGCGTGCTCGATCCCGAACGCAGCCGCGTCACGGGCGCACCCCAGGCCGACATCCCGCTCGCCTGGAGCGAGGAAGGCTGCGTCAACGCACGCACGCAATACGGTCTGGCCGAAGAGACGTGGAGCCGCGTGTTCGTGCCTGCGACGGAGGCAGCCGTATCGGTCAACCGCTTCGATCCCGCCAACCGCGAACTGGTGATGGAACGCTATCTGCTGGACCGCGAGGCCATGACCGCGGCACGCGCCGCTCGCGGCAGTTATACCGCGCCCCAGTGCGGCGCCGGCCGTGATGCTGCTCGCACGCTGGGCGAAGCGCAGGGCGCGGTCATTGCCGCCCTGCCCGCCAGCCCGAACGAAAGACTGCTCTACCGCTGCTCGCCAGCGCAACCGTCCGGGACTGCGGAATAG
- a CDS encoding F0F1 ATP synthase subunit delta yields MELTAGIKASLAGRYASALFDLASEGGTVTAAETDLENLAGALRESAELRALIRNPEIKRHQIASVMNGLSDHLGLSALTRNFLGVLANNRRVADLPAIIRAFSAIAAAQRGEVQAEVASAHALTDEQITTLETKLRAREGRTVKLTSRVDPNLLGGLVVTIGSQRIDSSIRTRLNSLAQAMKSA; encoded by the coding sequence GTGGAACTTACCGCCGGTATCAAGGCCAGCCTGGCAGGGCGTTACGCCAGTGCCCTGTTCGATCTCGCCAGCGAGGGCGGCACCGTCACCGCGGCGGAGACCGATCTCGAAAATCTCGCCGGCGCGCTGCGCGAATCGGCTGAACTGCGCGCGCTGATCCGTAACCCGGAAATCAAGCGTCATCAGATCGCCAGCGTGATGAACGGTCTGTCGGACCATCTTGGCCTGAGCGCGCTGACCCGCAATTTCCTCGGCGTGCTGGCGAATAATCGCCGCGTGGCCGATCTGCCCGCGATCATCCGCGCCTTTTCCGCCATCGCCGCCGCCCAGCGTGGCGAGGTCCAGGCCGAGGTTGCCAGTGCCCATGCGCTGACCGACGAACAGATCACGACGCTGGAAACCAAGCTGCGCGCCCGCGAAGGCCGCACGGTGAAGCTCACCAGCCGGGTCGACCCGAACCTGCTCGGCGGTCTCGTCGTCACCATCGGATCGCAGCGCATCGACAGCTCGATCCGCACCCGTCTCAATTCCCTCGCCCAGGCCATGAAGAGCGCCTGA
- the atpA gene encoding F0F1 ATP synthase subunit alpha, with protein MEIRAAEISKVIKDQIANFGSAAEVSETGTVLSVGDGIARIHGLDKVQAGEMVEFANGVQGMALNLEADNVGVVIFGSDQEIGEGDTVKRTGTIVDVPVGKGLLGRVVDALGNPIDGKGPITDVKRMPVEQKAPGIIPRQSVNEPVQTGLKALDALVPVGRGQRELIIGDRQTGKSAVAIDTFINQKTNNAGDDESKKLYCIYVAVGQKRSTVAQLVKTLEENGAMEYSIIVAATASEPAPLQYLAPYTGAAMGEFFRDNGMHAVIVYDDLSKQAVAYRQMSLLLRRPPGREAYPGDVFYLHSRLLERAAKMNDSQGGGSLTALPIIETQAGDVSAYIPTNVISITDGQIFLETDLFYQGIRPAINVGLSVSRVGGAAQTKAMKKVAGSIKLELAQYREMAAFAQFGSDLDASTQKLLNRGARLTELLKQKQFNPMPVEEQVVSIFAGTNGYLDNVAVDRVTEYEAAMLSFMRNEHADVLGEIRNTGKFEDSTRDQVKGALDTFGKQFA; from the coding sequence ATGGAAATCCGCGCCGCAGAAATCTCCAAGGTCATCAAGGACCAGATCGCCAATTTCGGCTCCGCAGCCGAAGTCAGCGAAACCGGCACCGTCCTCTCGGTGGGTGACGGCATCGCCCGCATCCACGGCCTCGACAAGGTGCAGGCCGGCGAGATGGTGGAATTCGCCAACGGGGTGCAGGGCATGGCCTTGAACCTGGAAGCGGACAACGTCGGCGTCGTGATCTTCGGTTCTGACCAGGAAATCGGCGAAGGTGACACGGTCAAGCGCACCGGCACCATCGTGGACGTGCCAGTGGGCAAGGGCCTGCTCGGCCGCGTTGTCGACGCGCTCGGCAACCCGATCGACGGCAAGGGTCCGATCACCGACGTGAAGCGCATGCCGGTTGAGCAGAAAGCCCCAGGCATCATCCCGCGCCAGTCGGTGAACGAGCCGGTGCAGACCGGCCTCAAGGCGCTCGACGCGCTCGTCCCCGTGGGCCGTGGCCAGCGTGAGCTGATCATCGGCGACCGCCAGACCGGCAAGAGCGCCGTGGCGATCGACACCTTCATCAACCAGAAGACCAACAACGCCGGCGACGACGAGAGCAAGAAGCTCTACTGCATTTACGTCGCCGTGGGTCAGAAGCGTTCCACCGTGGCGCAGCTGGTCAAGACGCTGGAAGAGAACGGCGCGATGGAATATTCCATCATCGTCGCCGCTACCGCATCCGAACCCGCCCCGTTGCAGTATCTTGCCCCCTACACCGGCGCGGCGATGGGCGAATTCTTCCGCGACAATGGCATGCACGCCGTGATCGTGTACGACGACTTGTCCAAGCAGGCCGTCGCCTATCGCCAGATGTCGCTGCTGCTGCGCCGCCCGCCGGGCCGCGAAGCCTACCCCGGCGACGTGTTCTACCTGCACAGCCGTTTGCTTGAGCGTGCGGCCAAGATGAACGACAGCCAGGGCGGCGGATCGCTGACCGCGCTGCCGATCATCGAAACGCAGGCGGGCGACGTGTCGGCCTACATCCCGACCAACGTGATTTCGATCACCGACGGCCAGATTTTCCTTGAAACCGACCTGTTTTACCAGGGCATCCGTCCGGCCATCAACGTGGGCCTCTCGGTGAGCCGTGTGGGCGGCGCCGCGCAGACCAAGGCGATGAAGAAGGTTGCAGGTTCCATCAAGCTGGAACTGGCCCAGTATCGCGAAATGGCCGCCTTCGCCCAGTTCGGCAGCGACCTCGACGCCTCGACGCAGAAGCTGCTCAACCGCGGCGCGCGCCTGACCGAGTTGCTGAAGCAGAAGCAGTTCAACCCGATGCCGGTCGAAGAGCAGGTCGTCTCGATCTTCGCTGGCACGAACGGCTACCTCGACAATGTCGCGGTGGACCGGGTTACGGAATACGAGGCTGCCATGCTCAGCTTCATGCGCAACGAGCATGCCGACGTGCTGGGCGAAATCCGCAACACCGGCAAATTCGAGGATTCGACCCGCGACCAGGTAAAGGGCGCGCTCGACACCTTTGGCAAGCAGTTCGCCTGA
- a CDS encoding F0F1 ATP synthase subunit gamma has protein sequence MASLKELKDRIKSVKSTQKITKAKQMVAAAKLRRAQAAAEAARPYATRLAAVMASIAGKVDTDGGPRLLAGTGSDKRNLLVVVNTDKGLCGGLNSNIVKEAKLRARALLAEGKSVEFYLVGKKGRAPIKRDYASAIKREFDTSTVRQPGFAEAEDIAAELLAMFEDGKFDVAHLVYPVFKSALQQDPVTAQLIPVPSPEGVAVAANGAAVDYEPDEEEILAELLPRYVKTQVFGALIEREASEQGASMTAMDNATRNAGDLIDKLTIQYNRSRQAAITTELIEIIAGAEAL, from the coding sequence ATGGCCTCGCTGAAAGAACTCAAGGACCGCATCAAGTCGGTCAAGTCGACGCAGAAGATCACCAAGGCCAAGCAGATGGTCGCGGCGGCAAAGCTGCGCCGCGCGCAGGCCGCGGCAGAGGCTGCGCGTCCCTATGCCACGCGTCTGGCTGCCGTGATGGCCAGCATCGCCGGCAAGGTGGATACGGATGGCGGCCCCAGGCTGCTCGCCGGCACGGGTAGCGACAAGCGCAACCTGCTGGTGGTCGTGAATACCGACAAGGGCCTTTGCGGCGGTCTGAATTCCAACATCGTCAAGGAAGCCAAGCTGCGCGCCCGCGCCCTGCTGGCAGAGGGCAAGAGCGTCGAGTTCTACCTCGTCGGCAAGAAGGGCCGTGCGCCGATCAAGCGCGACTATGCCAGCGCCATCAAGCGCGAGTTCGACACCAGCACCGTGCGCCAGCCCGGCTTTGCCGAGGCCGAGGACATCGCCGCAGAGCTGCTGGCCATGTTCGAGGACGGCAAGTTCGATGTCGCCCACTTGGTCTACCCGGTGTTCAAGTCCGCGTTGCAGCAGGATCCCGTTACCGCGCAGCTTATCCCCGTCCCCTCGCCCGAAGGCGTGGCGGTGGCGGCGAACGGCGCGGCCGTGGATTACGAGCCCGACGAGGAGGAAATCCTTGCCGAACTGCTGCCGCGATACGTCAAGACCCAGGTCTTCGGCGCGCTGATCGAGCGTGAGGCCAGCGAACAGGGCGCATCGATGACCGCCATGGACAATGCCACGCGCAACGCCGGCGACCTGATCGACAAGCTGACCATTCAGTACAACCGCAGCCGCCAGGCCGCGATCACCACCGAACTCATCGAAATCATCGCCGGCGCCGAGGCGCTTTAG
- the atpD gene encoding F0F1 ATP synthase subunit beta: MATAPAMNQSAPNMSGNGTISQVIGAVVDVTFEGDLPPILAALETKNRGNTLVLEVAQHLGENTVRTIAMDGTDGLVRGQEVINTGAQISVPVGPKTLGRIMNVVGQPIDERGPIGAEMTSPIHAEAPAFIDQSTDADILVTGIKVIDLLAPYAKGGKIGLFGGAGVGKTVLIQELINNIAKGHGGVSVFAGVGERTREGNDLYHEFLDAGVIAKNEAGEAISEGSKVALVFGQMNEPPGARARVALSGLTMAEYFRDVEGQDVLFFVDNIFRFTQAGSEVSALLGRIPSAVGYQPTLSTDMGNLQERITSTTKGSITSVQAIYVPADDLTDPAPATSFAHLDATTTLNRAISELGIYPAVDPLDSTSRVLEPRVVGQEHYDTARRVQETLQKYKSLQDIIAILGMDELSEEDKLTVARARKIQKFLSQPFHVAEVFTNIPGQFVQLEDTVRSFKAVVNGEYDHLPESAFYMVGGIDMVVEKAAKMAEDA; this comes from the coding sequence ATGGCAACCGCCCCCGCAATGAACCAGAGTGCCCCGAACATGTCGGGCAACGGCACCATCAGCCAGGTGATCGGCGCCGTCGTCGACGTGACCTTCGAAGGCGATCTGCCGCCCATCCTCGCCGCGCTGGAAACCAAGAACCGCGGCAACACGCTCGTGCTCGAAGTGGCGCAGCACCTGGGTGAGAACACCGTGCGCACCATCGCCATGGATGGCACCGACGGTCTCGTCCGCGGGCAGGAGGTGATCAACACCGGCGCGCAGATTTCCGTGCCCGTTGGTCCCAAGACGCTCGGCCGCATCATGAACGTGGTCGGCCAGCCGATCGACGAGCGTGGCCCCATCGGCGCGGAGATGACCTCGCCGATCCATGCCGAGGCCCCGGCCTTCATCGACCAGTCGACCGATGCCGACATTCTCGTCACCGGCATCAAGGTCATCGACCTGCTGGCGCCCTACGCCAAGGGCGGCAAGATCGGCCTGTTCGGCGGCGCTGGCGTGGGCAAGACCGTGCTGATCCAGGAACTGATCAACAACATCGCCAAGGGCCACGGCGGCGTGTCCGTCTTCGCCGGCGTGGGTGAACGCACCCGCGAAGGCAACGACCTCTACCACGAATTCCTCGACGCCGGCGTCATCGCCAAGAACGAGGCAGGCGAGGCGATTTCCGAAGGCTCCAAGGTGGCACTGGTGTTCGGCCAGATGAACGAGCCGCCCGGCGCCCGTGCCCGCGTGGCGCTGTCGGGCCTGACCATGGCGGAATACTTCCGCGACGTGGAAGGCCAGGACGTGTTGTTCTTCGTCGACAACATCTTCCGCTTTACCCAGGCCGGTTCGGAAGTGTCGGCGCTGCTCGGCCGCATCCCCTCGGCCGTGGGTTACCAGCCGACGCTGTCGACCGACATGGGCAACCTGCAGGAACGCATCACCTCTACCACCAAGGGCTCGATCACCTCGGTGCAGGCGATCTACGTGCCCGCGGACGATCTGACCGACCCGGCGCCCGCCACCTCCTTCGCCCACCTTGACGCGACAACCACGCTGAACCGCGCGATTTCCGAACTGGGCATCTACCCGGCGGTGGACCCGCTCGATTCGACCAGCCGCGTGCTGGAGCCGCGCGTCGTGGGCCAGGAGCATTACGATACCGCGCGCCGCGTCCAGGAGACGCTGCAGAAGTACAAGAGCCTGCAGGACATCATCGCCATCTTGGGCATGGACGAGCTTTCCGAGGAGGATAAGCTGACCGTTGCCCGCGCGCGCAAGATCCAGAAGTTCCTCAGCCAGCCGTTCCACGTTGCCGAGGTGTTCACCAACATCCCCGGCCAGTTCGTGCAGCTGGAAGACACCGTGCGCAGCTTCAAGGCGGTGGTGAACGGCGAATACGATCACTTGCCCGAATCCGCGTTCTACATGGTCGGCGGGATCGACATGGTGGTCGAAAAGGCCGCCAAGATGGCCGAGGACGCCTGA
- a CDS encoding ATP synthase F1 subunit epsilon codes for MALHFELVTPTKLVRSENVHMVVVPGSEGDFGVLEGHAPVMSTVRDGAIEIYATPGSQPERIEVRGGFAEVGENGLTVLAEHVEG; via the coding sequence ATGGCTTTGCATTTCGAACTCGTCACGCCGACAAAGCTGGTCCGGTCCGAGAATGTCCACATGGTGGTCGTTCCCGGCAGCGAAGGCGATTTCGGCGTGCTCGAAGGCCATGCCCCGGTGATGAGCACCGTGCGCGACGGCGCGATCGAGATCTACGCCACCCCGGGCAGCCAGCCCGAGCGGATCGAGGTGCGTGGCGGTTTTGCCGAAGTCGGCGAAAATGGCCTGACGGTGCTGGCGGAACACGTCGAGGGCTGA
- a CDS encoding prolyl oligopeptidase family serine peptidase, whose protein sequence is MKLLSTSALALCLALAATAAPPALAQDADAVTNTEFEAENDPFIWLEETRSDRALEWVGRENARTVAALESDPRFEELKAEALAIFDAEDRIPGVGFTHYGMVNFWQDANNPKGILRRTTLESWRTDTPEWETILDVDALAAAEGKEWVYQGFSCLPPNGTRCLVSLSDGGKDASVVREFDLETLSFVEGGFELPESQGSADWVDQDTLLVGRDFGEGTLTDSFYPFTTREWRRGTPLSEAREIFRGESGDVSAGAYLLRDTAGTVHGRMAYRGLSFHERAYYFEVDGEWVPLEIPAKAGPAGIVDGHMLFSTDVEWNDGTQTFPADSLIAVDLEAFKADPNNVTRTLVWAPGERQTRQGSASTANSLYVSLLDNVRGQVLKFDYENGAWRSQRIALPENATVGIATASDETDQIMFTSTDFLSPGTYYYAENGVDPVPVKEAPARFDAEGMTIEQYEATSADGTRIPYFLVRPAGMEMDGTTPTLLYGYGGFQVSQVPSYLGSTGRMWLERGGAYVLANLRGGGEFGPEWHQGAIRENKQRTWDDFIAVGEDLVERGITSPEHLGVQGGSQGGLLVGTAFTQRPDLFNAAIVQIPLFDMLRYQYIGRGASWIGEYGDPRIPEQREWIEPYSPYQALNSGADFPRVFYVTSTADDRTHPSHGRKAAARMAANGDDYLYFEDTTGGHSGGVDNEQRARLRAMQIVYLMQQLMDD, encoded by the coding sequence ATGAAACTTCTTTCCACCAGTGCGCTGGCGCTTTGCCTGGCGCTCGCGGCGACCGCTGCCCCTCCCGCGCTTGCCCAGGATGCCGATGCCGTGACCAACACCGAATTCGAAGCCGAGAACGATCCTTTCATCTGGCTGGAGGAAACCCGCAGCGACCGCGCACTGGAATGGGTGGGCCGCGAGAACGCGCGCACCGTGGCCGCGCTGGAGAGCGACCCGCGCTTCGAGGAATTGAAAGCAGAGGCGCTCGCCATCTTCGATGCGGAAGATCGCATTCCGGGCGTCGGCTTTACCCATTACGGGATGGTCAATTTCTGGCAGGATGCAAACAACCCGAAGGGCATTCTGCGACGCACCACGCTGGAAAGCTGGCGCACCGATACGCCGGAATGGGAAACCATCCTCGACGTCGATGCCCTGGCGGCGGCGGAAGGCAAGGAATGGGTCTACCAGGGTTTCTCCTGCCTGCCGCCCAACGGCACGCGCTGCCTCGTCTCCCTGTCCGACGGCGGCAAGGATGCCAGCGTCGTGCGTGAATTCGATCTCGAAACCCTGTCCTTCGTCGAAGGCGGGTTCGAACTTCCCGAAAGCCAGGGCAGCGCGGACTGGGTTGACCAGGATACACTGCTCGTCGGTCGCGACTTCGGAGAGGGCACCCTCACCGACAGTTTCTATCCCTTCACCACCCGCGAATGGCGACGCGGCACGCCCCTGTCAGAGGCGCGCGAGATCTTCCGGGGCGAAAGCGGCGACGTTTCCGCCGGCGCCTATCTGCTGCGCGACACGGCGGGCACCGTCCATGGCCGCATGGCCTATCGCGGACTCTCGTTCCATGAACGCGCCTATTACTTCGAGGTCGACGGCGAATGGGTGCCGCTGGAAATTCCCGCCAAGGCCGGGCCGGCGGGCATCGTGGATGGCCACATGCTGTTTTCCACCGACGTGGAATGGAACGACGGCACGCAGACCTTTCCCGCCGACTCCCTGATCGCCGTGGACCTGGAAGCGTTCAAGGCCGATCCCAACAATGTCACCCGCACGCTGGTGTGGGCACCGGGTGAGCGGCAGACGCGGCAGGGGTCGGCCTCCACCGCCAACAGCCTGTATGTCAGCCTGCTCGACAACGTGCGCGGCCAGGTGCTGAAGTTCGATTACGAGAACGGGGCCTGGCGCTCGCAGCGGATTGCGCTGCCGGAAAACGCCACGGTCGGCATTGCCACCGCATCGGACGAAACCGACCAGATCATGTTCACCAGCACGGACTTCCTGTCGCCCGGCACCTACTACTACGCCGAGAACGGCGTGGACCCGGTGCCGGTCAAGGAAGCGCCGGCCCGCTTCGATGCGGAAGGCATGACGATCGAGCAGTACGAGGCAACCAGCGCGGACGGCACGCGCATCCCCTATTTCCTCGTGCGGCCGGCGGGCATGGAGATGGACGGCACGACGCCGACGCTGCTGTATGGCTACGGCGGCTTCCAGGTGTCGCAGGTGCCAAGCTACCTTGGCTCGACCGGCCGCATGTGGCTCGAACGCGGCGGTGCCTACGTGCTGGCGAACCTGCGCGGCGGCGGCGAGTTCGGGCCGGAATGGCACCAGGGCGCCATCCGCGAGAACAAGCAGCGCACGTGGGACGATTTCATCGCCGTGGGCGAGGACCTGGTGGAGCGCGGCATCACCAGCCCCGAACATCTCGGCGTGCAGGGCGGCAGCCAGGGCGGCCTGCTGGTGGGCACGGCCTTCACCCAGCGCCCCGACCTGTTCAACGCCGCGATCGTGCAGATCCCGCTGTTCGACATGCTGCGCTACCAATACATCGGCCGGGGCGCATCGTGGATCGGCGAATACGGCGACCCGCGCATTCCTGAACAGCGCGAATGGATCGAGCCCTATTCGCCCTATCAGGCGCTCAACAGCGGGGCGGACTTCCCGCGGGTGTTTTACGTCACGTCCACCGCTGATGATCGCACGCATCCCAGCCACGGGCGCAAGGCGGCCGCGCGCATGGCGGCGAACGGCGACGATTACCTCTATTTCGAGGATACCACGGGCGGGCACTCCGGTGGCGTCGACAACGAACAGCGCGCCCGCCTGCGCGCCATGCAGATCGTCTACCTGATGCAGCAGTTGATGGACGACTAG
- a CDS encoding HNH endonuclease → MGASEAGLCWLCSRPLGRKVQQHHVVPKAKKGRETVPVHPICHRAIHANFTNAELVRAGGAREPLLANAELVRFLGWIADKPPDFHAPTQRPKRA, encoded by the coding sequence ATGGGTGCGTCCGAAGCCGGTCTGTGCTGGCTGTGCAGCCGCCCCCTCGGCCGCAAGGTGCAGCAGCATCATGTCGTGCCCAAGGCGAAGAAGGGGCGCGAAACCGTGCCCGTCCACCCCATCTGCCACCGCGCCATCCATGCCAACTTTACCAACGCCGAGCTTGTCCGCGCTGGCGGCGCGCGCGAACCGTTGCTGGCCAATGCCGAACTGGTGCGCTTTCTCGGCTGGATCGCCGACAAGCCGCCCGACTTCCATGCGCCTACGCAAAGGCCCAAACGGGCCTGA